One Aquarana catesbeiana isolate 2022-GZ linkage group LG11, ASM4218655v1, whole genome shotgun sequence genomic window carries:
- the LG11H11orf58 gene encoding small acidic protein: protein MSGREEKRVRGHKRGKPGPREEDEDGAGGSWEEADLGNDERKQKFLRLMGAAKKEHTGRLVIGDHKSTSHFRSGAEDQKMNDELEYQYQQSIDSSMSGRNRRHCGLGFNEPSSSEEKPPLPPPPPPEEAPRADRHSDKSSKETHKDRDKKTRQGQDRGQSAQRQGRRLPAQN, encoded by the exons ATGAGCGGCCGGGAGGAGAAGAGAGTCCGGGGCCACAAGAGAGGGAAGCCGGGCCCGCGGGAGGAGGACGAG gATGGAGCCGGTGGTAGCTGGGAGGAGGCGGATCTGGGGAACGACGAGCGCAAACAGAAATTTCTGAGACTGATGGGGGCCGCAAAG AAAGAACATACGGGTCGTCTGGTCATCGGAGACCACAAGTCCACATCACACTTCCGGTCAG GTGCCGAGGATCAGAAGATGAACGATGAGTTGGAGTATCAGTACCAGCAGAGTATAGACAGCTCCATGTCTGGACGGAACCGGCGGCACTGCGGTCTGGGCTTCAACGAG ccgagcAGTTCAGAGGAGAAgccgcctcttcctcctcctcccccacccgaAGAGGCCCCCAGAGCAGACAGACACTCCGATAAAAGTAGCAAAGAAACCCATAAAGACCGAGATAAAAAGACAAGACAAGGACAAGACCGCGGACAAAGCGCCCAGCGACAAGGACGGCGCCTCCCAGCGCAAAACTAG